One genomic window of Haloarchaeobius salinus includes the following:
- the pabB gene encoding aminodeoxychorismate synthase, component I — translation MTTPHVVTDRSSFVATAADAPADVRVPVEVTVTVADPFDAYRRARTGEWDAYLETTGGQSGWGHFAVEPVDRLTVAPDAHALDGPSPSLAALDGLLDGESLRRGDCDVPYPCGAVGWLSYDIARELESLPGDATDDRGLPRLQVGVYDRLVSWREPGDGEDETTLRITACPRSGDDPDAAFERGRQRALELARRATDGEPVFPDPPVDTDHVTFQSDCGRDAYADRVRTVQRYVHDGDTFQANISQRLVAPAAVHPVRAYDAVRRVNPAPYSGLVEFPGVDLVSASPELLLERDGDHVRTEPIAGTRPRGATADEDADLEADLTADEKERAEHAMLVDLERNDLGKVCRYGSVDVAEYRRVDRYAEVMHLVSNVVGELRPDASLADAVAAVFPGGTITGAPKPRTMAIIDELESTRRGPYTGSMGLFGFDGRATLNIVIRTLVRHGDEYHLRVGAGIVHDSVPEREYAETLDKARALVTAVDDALGDRAAMTVAGEETAVGEEVDR, via the coding sequence ATGACCACGCCCCACGTCGTGACGGACCGGAGTTCGTTCGTCGCGACTGCCGCCGACGCACCCGCCGACGTTCGGGTGCCCGTCGAGGTGACCGTCACCGTGGCAGACCCGTTCGACGCCTACCGGCGGGCGCGGACGGGGGAGTGGGACGCCTACCTCGAGACCACCGGTGGGCAGTCCGGCTGGGGCCACTTCGCGGTCGAGCCGGTCGACCGACTCACCGTCGCTCCCGACGCCCACGCGCTCGACGGTCCGTCGCCGTCGCTCGCCGCACTCGACGGCCTGCTCGACGGTGAGTCGCTCCGCCGTGGCGACTGCGACGTGCCGTACCCGTGTGGTGCCGTCGGCTGGCTCTCCTACGACATCGCCCGGGAGCTCGAGTCGCTCCCCGGTGATGCCACCGACGACCGGGGGCTCCCGCGGCTCCAGGTCGGCGTCTACGACCGGCTCGTTTCCTGGCGCGAGCCAGGCGACGGCGAGGACGAGACCACGCTCCGGATCACCGCCTGCCCCCGAAGCGGCGACGACCCCGACGCCGCCTTCGAGCGCGGCCGCCAGCGAGCCCTCGAACTCGCCAGGCGCGCGACCGACGGGGAACCCGTGTTCCCGGACCCACCGGTCGACACCGACCACGTGACCTTCCAGAGCGACTGTGGCCGGGACGCCTACGCCGACCGCGTCAGGACCGTCCAGCGATACGTCCACGACGGCGACACCTTCCAGGCGAACATCTCCCAGCGCCTCGTCGCCCCCGCGGCGGTCCACCCCGTCAGGGCGTACGACGCGGTCCGTCGGGTGAACCCCGCGCCGTACTCCGGACTCGTCGAGTTCCCGGGCGTCGACCTCGTCAGTGCGAGCCCCGAGCTGCTACTGGAACGCGACGGCGACCACGTCAGGACCGAACCCATCGCCGGGACCCGACCGCGCGGTGCGACCGCCGACGAGGACGCCGACCTCGAAGCCGACCTGACCGCGGACGAGAAGGAGCGCGCCGAGCACGCGATGCTGGTCGACCTCGAACGGAACGACCTCGGGAAGGTGTGCCGCTACGGCAGCGTCGACGTCGCCGAGTACCGCCGCGTCGACCGCTACGCGGAGGTCATGCACCTCGTCTCGAACGTCGTGGGGGAGCTCCGGCCGGACGCATCGCTCGCCGACGCCGTCGCCGCCGTCTTCCCCGGCGGCACCATCACCGGCGCGCCGAAGCCACGGACGATGGCCATCATCGACGAACTCGAGTCGACCCGTCGCGGGCCGTACACTGGTAGCATGGGCCTCTTCGGCTTCGACGGCCGCGCGACGCTCAACATCGTCATCCGGACGCTCGTCCGCCACGGCGACGAGTACCACCTTCGAGTCGGGGCCGGCATCGTCCACGACTCCGTGCCGGAGCGCGAGTACGCCGAGACGCTCGACAAGGCACGGGCACTCGTGACCGCCGTCGACGACGCGCTCGGCGACCGGGCCGCGATGACCGTCGCAGGCGAAGAGACGGCTGTGGGCGAGGAGGTGGACAGATGA
- a CDS encoding diphthine--ammonia ligase, which produces MTDTGSWVGLFSGGKDSSWAVYRALEVDLPVSHLLTVHPEGDSYMYHVPATELTALAAESIGIEHVNVSPEDFDAASAEDAGEQGDAELEPLEVALTDLADDLDGGLAGVTAGAVESEFQTSRIQAMADRLGCDVFAPLWQEAPVELAEAMLDAGFEITILQVAAGGLDESWLGRTLDAEAFAELQELNDEYGVHVLGEGGEFETFVTDGPHMDRAIELAYETVWEGTRGHIEITDARLA; this is translated from the coding sequence ATGACCGACACCGGCTCGTGGGTGGGGCTGTTCTCCGGCGGGAAGGACTCCTCGTGGGCGGTCTACCGCGCGCTCGAGGTGGACCTGCCCGTCTCGCACCTGCTGACGGTCCACCCCGAGGGCGACTCCTACATGTACCACGTCCCGGCGACCGAGCTCACCGCGCTGGCCGCCGAGAGCATCGGCATCGAGCACGTGAACGTCTCGCCCGAGGACTTCGACGCCGCCAGTGCCGAGGACGCCGGCGAGCAGGGTGATGCCGAGCTCGAACCGCTCGAGGTCGCACTGACCGACCTCGCCGACGACCTCGACGGCGGCCTCGCCGGCGTCACCGCAGGTGCGGTCGAGAGCGAGTTCCAGACCTCGCGCATCCAGGCGATGGCCGACCGGCTCGGCTGCGACGTGTTCGCGCCGCTCTGGCAGGAGGCCCCCGTCGAACTCGCCGAGGCGATGCTCGACGCCGGCTTCGAGATCACCATCCTGCAGGTCGCGGCGGGGGGGCTCGACGAGTCCTGGCTCGGGCGTACGCTCGACGCCGAGGCGTTCGCGGAGCTACAGGAACTCAACGACGAATACGGCGTGCACGTCCTCGGCGAAGGTGGCGAGTTCGAGACGTTCGTGACGGACGGCCCGCACATGGACCGCGCCATCGAACTGGCGTACGAGACGGTGTGGGAGGGGACGAGAGGGCACATCGAGATTACGGACGCACGGCTGGCGTAG
- a CDS encoding Rieske (2Fe-2S) protein, with translation MDEARRIAPVEEVPTESTLLFTVRARDDGEEREAILHHRDDGVVAWLNYCQHLTHIKIDKGSGAPMRGDELVCANHGAMFESDTGLCTYGPCEGAYLNALDVTVADGAVYLTDGDHELVGLGGVEADGPADLTSTSNVEF, from the coding sequence ATGGACGAAGCACGCCGCATCGCGCCGGTCGAGGAGGTGCCGACCGAGTCGACACTGCTGTTCACCGTCAGAGCGCGGGACGACGGCGAGGAGCGCGAGGCCATCCTCCACCACCGCGACGACGGTGTCGTCGCCTGGCTCAACTACTGCCAGCACCTCACCCACATCAAGATCGACAAGGGCTCGGGTGCGCCGATGCGAGGCGACGAGCTCGTCTGTGCGAACCACGGCGCGATGTTCGAGTCGGACACCGGCCTGTGCACCTACGGACCGTGCGAGGGTGCGTACCTCAACGCGCTCGACGTGACCGTCGCCGACGGGGCGGTGTACCTCACCGATGGGGACCACGAACTCGTCGGCCTCGGCGGCGTCGAGGCGGACGGACCCGCCGACCTGACCTCGACCTCGAACGTCGAGTTCTGA
- a CDS encoding helix-hairpin-helix domain-containing protein: MPLLKKLKSLFGLDDGSQPESSRDVGVTVEKERQAGATAESTSNGDDDGSTTAHATDEPSAEVADEPTEETTESEPESDADDGEDEEESAPVKEIKGIGPAYADRLGSVGIETIADLADADPESVAAETEISETRVTEWVKRAKARS, encoded by the coding sequence ATGCCACTGCTCAAGAAGTTGAAGTCGCTCTTCGGACTCGACGACGGGTCGCAGCCGGAGTCCTCCCGTGACGTCGGCGTCACGGTCGAGAAGGAACGGCAGGCCGGTGCCACAGCCGAGTCGACCTCCAACGGTGACGACGACGGTTCGACCACGGCGCACGCGACCGACGAGCCGTCGGCCGAAGTGGCCGACGAACCGACCGAGGAGACGACCGAGTCGGAACCCGAGTCCGACGCGGACGACGGCGAGGACGAGGAGGAGTCAGCGCCCGTCAAGGAGATCAAGGGTATCGGTCCGGCCTACGCCGACCGCCTCGGCAGCGTCGGTATCGAGACCATCGCCGACCTCGCCGACGCCGACCCCGAGTCGGTCGCCGCGGAGACCGAGATCTCCGAGACCCGCGTCACCGAGTGGGTCAAGCGCGCGAAGGCGCGCAGCTAG
- a CDS encoding universal stress protein translates to MFERLLIAVDGSDCATRAARAGVAMAATYGATVDAVTAVHDELDEDDAGRVLEDVESIAEEAGVTVTSHVVHGRPARSVVSLADEIDADAVVVGRHGRSGFRERLLGSVTERVLRRTERPVLTVPTGDGPVDDYTDVLLPTDGSEAAAAAGAPATDLAGTYDATLHVLGVVDVVRESGPFSAGGVDQAYIDRLLDAEREGVDALADDCADLAGDDLPIERATVTGTPSKAIVEYVEDEGVDLVVMSSSGESSLAGQLLGSTTDRVLRTIDEPVLVVRP, encoded by the coding sequence ATGTTCGAGCGACTTCTCATCGCGGTCGACGGAAGCGACTGTGCCACACGAGCGGCCCGCGCGGGCGTGGCGATGGCGGCGACGTACGGGGCGACGGTCGACGCCGTCACCGCGGTGCACGACGAACTCGACGAGGACGACGCGGGTCGCGTCCTCGAGGACGTCGAATCCATCGCCGAGGAGGCCGGCGTCACGGTCACGTCCCACGTCGTGCACGGCCGTCCCGCCAGGTCGGTCGTCTCCCTCGCCGACGAGATCGACGCCGACGCCGTCGTGGTCGGCCGCCACGGGCGGAGCGGCTTCCGGGAACGGCTCCTCGGGAGCGTCACCGAGCGCGTGCTCCGCCGCACCGAGCGGCCCGTCCTGACCGTCCCCACCGGTGACGGCCCGGTCGACGACTACACCGACGTCCTCCTCCCGACCGACGGGAGCGAGGCCGCCGCCGCGGCCGGCGCACCTGCGACCGACCTCGCCGGGACGTACGACGCGACGCTGCACGTCCTCGGCGTCGTCGACGTGGTCCGCGAGTCCGGCCCGTTCAGTGCCGGCGGCGTCGACCAGGCGTACATCGACCGTCTCCTCGATGCCGAACGCGAGGGCGTCGACGCGCTCGCCGACGACTGTGCCGACCTCGCCGGAGACGACCTGCCCATCGAGCGCGCGACCGTGACTGGTACCCCGAGCAAGGCCATCGTCGAGTACGTCGAGGACGAGGGGGTCGACCTCGTCGTCATGAGCTCCAGCGGCGAGTCGAGCCTCGCCGGCCAGCTGCTCGGGAGCACGACCGACCGTGTCCTGCGGACCATCGACGAGCCCGTGCTCGTCGTCCGTCCCTGA
- a CDS encoding shikimate dehydrogenase, translated as MQVFGLVGNPVGHSLSPPMHEAAYAARDIDARYVTFEPTPADLPAAIEGARALGVSGLNVTVPYKERVHDLVAVDDLAARIGAVNTVDLSGDEPTGHNTDAAGARRALEAQGEADLDGADAVVVGAGGAGRAVAHGLADAGATVAIANRTEERAVDLASDVAHATGHGLDALHDLLADAAILVNATSVGMEEDETPVPAAALHADLVVLDAVYAPLETRLLRDAATAGATTVDGAWMLLYQGAEAFELWTGMAAPVAAMDDALRTHLRDDR; from the coding sequence ATGCAGGTGTTCGGACTCGTCGGCAACCCGGTCGGTCACTCGCTCTCCCCGCCGATGCACGAGGCCGCGTACGCTGCCCGCGACATCGACGCCCGGTACGTCACCTTCGAGCCCACGCCGGCCGACCTGCCAGCCGCCATCGAGGGCGCGCGGGCACTCGGCGTCAGCGGGCTGAACGTCACCGTCCCGTACAAGGAACGCGTCCACGACCTCGTCGCCGTCGACGACCTCGCCGCACGCATCGGCGCGGTCAACACCGTCGACCTCTCCGGCGACGAGCCGACCGGCCACAACACCGACGCGGCCGGTGCCCGTCGCGCACTCGAAGCACAGGGCGAGGCCGATCTCGACGGGGCCGACGCCGTCGTCGTCGGCGCGGGCGGTGCCGGGCGTGCCGTCGCCCACGGCCTCGCCGACGCGGGCGCGACAGTCGCCATCGCGAACCGGACCGAGGAACGGGCCGTCGATCTCGCGAGCGACGTGGCCCACGCGACGGGCCACGGGCTCGACGCCCTCCACGACCTGCTCGCCGACGCGGCCATTCTCGTGAACGCGACCAGCGTCGGCATGGAGGAAGACGAGACACCGGTCCCCGCAGCCGCGCTCCACGCCGACCTCGTCGTCCTCGACGCGGTGTACGCACCGCTCGAGACACGGCTCCTCCGTGACGCCGCCACTGCCGGCGCGACGACGGTCGACGGTGCGTGGATGCTCCTGTATCAGGGAGCAGAGGCGTTCGAGCTGTGGACGGGGATGGCGGCACCCGTTGCCGCCATGGACGACGCGCTGCGGACACACCTCCGAGACGACAGGTAG
- a CDS encoding aminotransferase class IV: protein MQYHVDGDLVPAGSATVDVRDRGFQYGDAAFETMRAYGGSVFELDAHLDRLETTCDALSLDHGLGADDLRERIDETLAANDLDDAYVKLSVTRGVQPGTLTAQSEVDPTVVIIVKPLPRGGVGSTPVWDDHAVVQTTKTRKPPASALPPGAKTHNYLNGILARNELLSESDEALLRDSDGFVAEGAASNLFFVTDSGLHTPTAELPLLPGITRSVVVDLAREEGIPVLQGRYEPSEVREADEVFLTNTTWELRPVATVDGIDVGSGPVTTLLGRRFDALVERRHYGDERLSSVEGEDDAPSSDSSAE from the coding sequence ATGCAGTACCACGTAGACGGCGACCTCGTACCGGCCGGATCGGCGACCGTGGACGTCCGCGACCGCGGCTTCCAGTACGGCGACGCCGCGTTCGAGACGATGCGGGCCTACGGCGGCTCCGTCTTCGAACTCGACGCACACCTCGACCGGCTGGAGACGACCTGCGACGCGCTCTCGCTGGACCACGGGCTCGGGGCGGACGACCTCCGCGAGCGGATCGACGAGACACTCGCGGCCAACGACCTCGACGACGCCTACGTCAAGCTCTCCGTGACGCGGGGCGTCCAGCCCGGGACCCTGACGGCCCAGTCGGAGGTGGACCCGACGGTGGTCATCATCGTCAAGCCGCTGCCGCGGGGCGGCGTCGGCAGCACCCCTGTCTGGGACGACCACGCCGTCGTCCAGACCACGAAGACGCGCAAGCCGCCGGCGAGCGCACTGCCACCGGGCGCGAAGACCCACAACTACCTCAACGGCATCCTCGCCCGGAACGAACTCCTCTCCGAGTCGGACGAGGCACTGCTCCGGGACAGCGACGGCTTCGTCGCGGAGGGCGCGGCGAGCAACCTGTTCTTCGTCACCGACAGCGGGCTGCACACGCCGACGGCGGAGCTGCCGCTGCTGCCGGGCATCACGCGCTCGGTCGTCGTCGATCTCGCACGGGAGGAGGGCATCCCGGTGCTGCAGGGCCGGTACGAACCGAGCGAGGTCCGTGAGGCCGACGAGGTGTTCCTCACGAACACGACGTGGGAGCTGCGGCCGGTCGCGACCGTCGACGGCATCGACGTGGGTAGCGGGCCGGTGACGACGCTGCTGGGGCGGCGGTTCGACGCGCTGGTCGAGCGTCGCCACTACGGCGACGAACGGCTCTCATCCGTGGAGGGCGAGGACGATGCGCCGTCCAGCGACTCGTCCGCGGAGTAG
- a CDS encoding transcriptional regulator, translated as MREADETTRQRITDRLRADAATPSVLATEFDVTAGAALRHVEHISQSLGPTDEELLVAPPECRDCGFTDFDDLLNRPSRCPECKSESVAEPTFTVR; from the coding sequence ATGCGTGAAGCAGACGAGACGACGCGACAGCGCATCACCGACCGACTCCGTGCGGACGCGGCCACGCCGAGCGTGCTGGCGACGGAGTTCGACGTGACAGCGGGCGCGGCGCTCCGCCACGTCGAGCACATCTCCCAGTCGCTCGGGCCGACCGACGAGGAGCTGCTCGTCGCGCCGCCGGAGTGTCGGGACTGCGGGTTCACCGACTTCGACGACCTGCTCAACAGACCGTCGCGCTGCCCGGAGTGCAAGAGCGAGTCCGTCGCAGAGCCGACGTTCACCGTCCGCTAG
- a CDS encoding sugar phosphate nucleotidyltransferase, with product MKAVVLAGGYATRLWPITKHRPKMFLPVGDSTVIDQIFEELERDDRVDEVFVSTNERFAGEFETHLAESEFEKPTLSVEETTEEDEKFGVIGALAQLVDREGVDDDLLVIAGDNLISFDVSEFVDFFQSKDAPTIAAYDVGSKERAKSYGLVDLEGDRVVDFQEKPDDPKSTLVSIACYGFTAESVGLLEEYLAGDNNPDEPGWFVQWLQARQPTYAFTFEGAWFDIGTPESYLDAVAWYLDGENHVAESATLSGTTLGKNVHIMGDAELVDSHVDSSVVFPDATIVESDIRNSIIDEETHLDNLDLAGALIGAHTKITNGH from the coding sequence ATGAAAGCAGTCGTCCTTGCTGGCGGGTACGCGACGCGTCTCTGGCCGATCACGAAGCATCGGCCGAAGATGTTCCTCCCGGTCGGTGACTCGACGGTCATCGACCAGATCTTCGAGGAGCTCGAACGGGACGACCGCGTCGACGAGGTGTTCGTCAGCACGAACGAGCGCTTCGCCGGCGAGTTCGAGACACACCTCGCCGAGAGCGAGTTCGAGAAGCCGACGCTCTCGGTCGAGGAGACCACGGAGGAGGACGAGAAGTTCGGCGTCATCGGCGCGCTCGCCCAGCTCGTCGACCGCGAGGGCGTCGACGACGACCTGCTCGTCATCGCCGGGGACAACCTCATCAGCTTCGACGTGAGCGAGTTCGTCGACTTCTTCCAGTCGAAGGACGCCCCGACCATCGCCGCCTACGACGTCGGCTCGAAGGAGCGCGCGAAGTCCTACGGCCTCGTCGACCTCGAGGGCGACCGCGTCGTCGACTTCCAGGAGAAACCCGACGACCCCAAGAGCACGCTCGTCTCCATCGCCTGCTACGGCTTCACCGCCGAGTCCGTCGGCCTGCTGGAGGAGTACCTGGCGGGGGACAACAACCCCGACGAGCCGGGCTGGTTCGTCCAGTGGCTCCAGGCCCGCCAGCCGACCTACGCCTTCACCTTCGAGGGCGCGTGGTTCGACATCGGCACACCGGAGTCGTACCTCGACGCCGTCGCGTGGTACCTCGACGGCGAGAACCACGTCGCCGAGTCCGCGACCCTCTCCGGTACCACCCTCGGCAAGAACGTCCACATCATGGGCGACGCCGAACTCGTCGACAGTCACGTCGACAGCTCCGTCGTCTTCCCGGATGCGACCATCGTCGAGTCGGACATCCGCAACTCCATTATCGACGAGGAGACCCACCTCGACAACCTCGACCTCGCCGGCGCGCTCATCGGCGCGCACACGAAGATCACGAACGGGCACTGA
- a CDS encoding saccharopine dehydrogenase family protein: protein MSELLVYGSYGYTGALVAETAVAEGLDPILAGRSRERVEEQAEALDCRERVFEAENPATVADYLEGVDVVLNCAGPFVHTAEPFVEACLTTGVHYLDITGEWQVFREIAERDGHATDAGVMLLPGVGFDVVPSDCLAAHLHDRLPSATDLSLALGGMGGTSRGTAMTMVENIGEDGVVRHDGELVRVPTAHDDREIPFSYGERTAMAIPWGDVVTAYHSTGIPNVTVYSETHPKTVARLRRFRKLLPLLATGPVQKLLKWLVDRRVDGPDEQQLDQGSGEIWGEATDGTDRVVSRLRTPNPYALTRDTALLTAKRALDGDAPAGFQTPSTAYGADLVLEVSGVERTDVGGV, encoded by the coding sequence ATGAGCGAACTCCTCGTCTACGGCTCGTACGGCTACACCGGCGCACTCGTCGCCGAGACGGCGGTCGCGGAGGGACTGGACCCGATTCTCGCCGGCCGGTCGCGAGAGCGGGTCGAGGAACAGGCCGAGGCGCTCGACTGCCGAGAGCGCGTCTTCGAAGCCGAGAACCCCGCGACGGTCGCGGACTACCTGGAGGGCGTCGACGTGGTGTTGAACTGCGCCGGCCCGTTCGTTCACACCGCCGAGCCGTTCGTCGAGGCCTGTCTCACGACCGGGGTCCACTACCTCGACATCACGGGCGAGTGGCAGGTGTTCCGTGAGATCGCCGAGCGCGACGGACACGCGACCGACGCGGGGGTCATGCTCCTCCCCGGCGTCGGATTCGACGTGGTCCCCTCCGACTGCCTCGCCGCGCACCTCCACGACCGGCTCCCATCGGCGACGGACCTATCGCTCGCCCTCGGGGGGATGGGTGGGACCTCCCGGGGGACGGCGATGACGATGGTCGAGAACATCGGCGAGGACGGCGTCGTCCGCCACGACGGCGAGCTCGTCCGCGTACCGACCGCCCACGACGACCGCGAGATACCGTTCAGCTACGGCGAGCGCACTGCGATGGCCATCCCCTGGGGCGACGTGGTGACCGCGTACCACTCGACGGGCATCCCGAACGTCACGGTCTACTCCGAGACGCACCCGAAGACGGTCGCTCGCCTCCGTCGGTTCCGCAAACTGCTCCCGCTCCTTGCGACTGGTCCCGTCCAGAAACTCCTCAAGTGGCTCGTCGACCGCCGCGTCGACGGTCCCGACGAGCAGCAGCTCGACCAGGGTTCCGGCGAGATCTGGGGCGAGGCGACCGACGGCACGGACCGTGTCGTCTCACGACTCCGGACGCCGAACCCGTACGCACTGACCCGCGACACGGCACTGCTCACCGCGAAACGCGCACTCGACGGCGATGCGCCGGCGGGATTCCAGACACCCTCGACCGCCTACGGCGCGGACCTCGTCCTCGAGGTATCGGGGGTCGAGCGCACCGACGTCGGCGGTGTTTAA
- a CDS encoding anthranilate synthase component II, translated as MTRVLVVDNYDSFAYNLVQYVGELADDVVVRRNDAIDVDGIRELDPDGVVVSPGPGTPAEAGVSIPIFAELAYPTLGVCLGHQALCAANGAPVVNAPDVVHGKPSVIQHDGTGIFTDLPERIRVGRYHSLAVERDDLPDGLVETAATDDERDVLMAVRHRERPHVGVQFHPESILTGEATERETGQALSLRIGRQLVANFLDRCSTT; from the coding sequence ATGACGAGAGTGCTCGTGGTCGACAACTACGACTCGTTCGCCTACAACCTCGTGCAGTACGTCGGCGAACTCGCCGACGACGTTGTCGTCCGTCGGAACGACGCGATCGACGTCGACGGAATCCGCGAACTCGACCCCGACGGTGTCGTCGTCTCGCCGGGGCCGGGAACGCCGGCCGAGGCGGGCGTCTCAATCCCGATCTTCGCGGAGCTCGCGTACCCGACGCTCGGCGTCTGTCTGGGTCACCAGGCGCTCTGTGCGGCCAACGGCGCTCCGGTGGTGAACGCACCCGATGTCGTCCACGGGAAACCGTCCGTCATCCAGCACGACGGGACCGGCATCTTCACCGACCTGCCGGAGCGAATCCGGGTGGGGCGCTACCACTCGCTGGCGGTCGAGCGGGACGACCTCCCCGACGGTCTGGTCGAGACGGCGGCCACCGACGACGAGCGCGACGTGCTGATGGCGGTCCGGCACCGCGAACGGCCACACGTCGGCGTGCAGTTCCACCCGGAGAGCATCCTCACCGGCGAGGCGACCGAACGCGAGACGGGGCAGGCGCTCTCGCTCCGGATCGGGAGACAGCTCGTTGCCAACTTCCTCGACAGATGCAGTACCACGTAG